A genomic region of Acidobacteriota bacterium contains the following coding sequences:
- a CDS encoding poly-gamma-glutamate hydrolase family protein produces the protein MQPFVDRNSWCRLVASLALILGIFFSMAPAAAQSCPPGIGGVSVEFLPAGAADGSKERREHALISDTLASDLGIAGRIDPAEDINPQIRVTVDSPANPGPNAVATANFTVAGTFVDAARVIRVYEQEDSGDEDAGQWKLVGDYPSGSTPDDIDLSVTAHAFPASTSTTLDGGVTTTHVGLCEPAANSDDGDFTETTEIHSLDKQVVILAPHGGDVEEGTSEAADEILATLQGRSFDADLWKAEGTWDLSDPSERWHITSGALQEASWPALEDLFDEPDFDLDQPYRYALSLHGFGWSGPDRYGVILGGRSSDFEKCYMVRKTREALAAIPGPGGTTLDRSGEVAFYVFEVNGYDTSFPNNKGQRIEAERSIRSLRGLDGDNIVNRLSPNPDGRFHQGGIQLELSNDLRDDAQLLSAVATGAGEAMADILDGTADPFIATGCAYTVKPATPVEASIGLLSGGPINSTLRREEAKISSSLAQTLGISADDLDPAENGGIYPQIRLAVTAPLRTDGAYNEGVFTVTGQFTLSTHRVDVHPEAFSGDTDSGEHKLLADLSAGTVEASVYTLAASSSSVEFLEDDGDRDGRLSVLGYEVQNPGGLIGFSEGARLVEDREAIVLAPNTDLGPNFWPDVLLSQTVDITNRMELAGVYASRWAASGFWLGGDAFSAWHVADTFHDPSSFPALAEMLSDEHASTGEPFGRALTVAVFDGFDRDVIVGGLGDRTEKCYLVHQMQQALTAAGEGGRVAFYVVDAGGDVSVPDGGGDQIGSSTADDHAGDDPLEVGNRLGAESFRVTQSDTVHDDDTLRDAVSNGLGDALGVLVEIGVPAGFSCASL, from the coding sequence ATGCAACCGTTTGTTGATCGCAATTCGTGGTGCAGGCTCGTCGCGAGCCTTGCGCTGATCCTTGGCATTTTCTTCTCGATGGCACCCGCCGCCGCCCAGAGCTGCCCGCCGGGCATTGGCGGGGTGAGCGTCGAGTTCTTGCCGGCGGGGGCCGCCGACGGCTCGAAGGAGCGGCGCGAGCACGCGCTGATCTCCGACACTCTGGCCAGCGATCTGGGTATTGCTGGCCGCATCGATCCCGCGGAGGACATCAACCCGCAGATCCGGGTCACCGTGGACTCGCCGGCCAACCCCGGCCCCAACGCCGTGGCCACCGCCAACTTCACCGTTGCCGGGACCTTTGTGGATGCTGCTCGGGTGATCCGGGTCTACGAGCAGGAAGATTCGGGAGACGAGGATGCCGGGCAGTGGAAACTGGTGGGGGACTATCCCTCCGGTTCGACGCCGGACGATATCGATCTCAGCGTCACCGCCCACGCCTTCCCGGCGTCCACCTCTACCACCCTCGACGGCGGGGTCACCACCACCCACGTGGGGCTGTGCGAGCCCGCCGCCAACTCCGACGACGGTGATTTCACCGAGACCACCGAGATTCACTCCTTGGACAAGCAGGTGGTGATCTTGGCGCCCCACGGTGGAGACGTCGAAGAGGGCACCAGCGAAGCCGCTGACGAAATCCTCGCGACCTTGCAAGGGCGCTCCTTTGACGCCGACCTCTGGAAGGCCGAGGGCACCTGGGACCTGAGCGATCCGTCGGAGCGTTGGCACATCACCTCCGGCGCGCTGCAGGAGGCTTCCTGGCCTGCGCTGGAGGACCTCTTCGACGAGCCGGACTTCGACCTGGACCAGCCCTACCGCTACGCGCTGTCGCTCCACGGCTTTGGCTGGAGCGGACCGGACCGCTACGGCGTCATCCTCGGTGGCCGCAGCAGCGACTTCGAGAAGTGCTACATGGTGCGCAAGACCCGCGAGGCTCTGGCTGCCATTCCGGGCCCCGGCGGGACGACTCTGGACCGTTCCGGAGAGGTCGCTTTCTACGTCTTTGAAGTCAACGGCTACGACACCAGCTTCCCCAACAACAAGGGGCAGCGCATCGAGGCGGAGCGCAGCATTCGCAGCCTGCGGGGGCTGGACGGCGACAACATCGTCAACCGCCTATCCCCCAACCCCGATGGTCGCTTCCATCAGGGAGGAATTCAGCTGGAGCTTTCGAATGATCTCCGCGACGATGCCCAGCTGCTCAGCGCCGTGGCCACCGGCGCCGGCGAGGCCATGGCGGACATCCTGGACGGCACCGCCGATCCCTTCATCGCCACTGGTTGCGCCTACACGGTGAAACCGGCGACGCCGGTGGAGGCCAGCATCGGTCTGCTCTCCGGCGGTCCCATCAACTCTACGCTACGGCGGGAGGAGGCGAAGATCTCCAGCTCCTTGGCCCAGACTCTTGGAATCAGCGCCGACGACCTGGATCCGGCCGAGAACGGGGGCATCTATCCCCAGATCCGCCTCGCCGTCACTGCGCCGCTGCGCACCGACGGTGCCTACAACGAGGGAGTCTTCACCGTCACCGGTCAGTTCACCCTCAGCACCCATCGGGTGGATGTTCATCCGGAGGCCTTCTCCGGCGACACCGACAGCGGTGAGCACAAATTGCTGGCGGATCTCTCCGCCGGCACCGTGGAAGCCTCTGTCTACACTCTGGCGGCTTCTTCGTCGAGCGTCGAGTTCCTGGAAGACGACGGCGACCGCGACGGGAGGCTGTCGGTGCTCGGCTACGAGGTTCAAAATCCCGGCGGCCTCATCGGATTCAGTGAGGGAGCGCGGCTGGTGGAGGATCGCGAGGCCATCGTCCTCGCCCCCAACACCGACCTGGGACCGAACTTCTGGCCCGACGTTCTGCTCTCTCAGACCGTCGACATCACCAATCGCATGGAGCTCGCCGGCGTCTACGCCAGCCGCTGGGCTGCCTCCGGATTCTGGTTGGGGGGAGATGCTTTCTCGGCCTGGCACGTGGCGGACACCTTCCACGATCCGAGCTCCTTCCCGGCCCTCGCGGAGATGCTGAGCGACGAGCATGCCAGCACCGGCGAGCCCTTCGGCCGCGCCCTCACCGTGGCGGTTTTCGACGGCTTCGACCGCGACGTCATCGTCGGTGGCCTGGGCGATCGGACGGAGAAGTGCTACCTGGTGCACCAGATGCAGCAGGCGCTGACCGCGGCGGGGGAAGGCGGCCGGGTGGCCTTCTACGTGGTGGATGCCGGCGGCGACGTCAGCGTGCCCGACGGTGGCGGCGATCAGATCGGCTCGTCCACCGCCGATGATCACGCCGGCGACGATCCCCTGGAGGTGGGCAATCGCCTCGGCGCCGAGTCGTTCCGGGTCACCCAGAGTGACACAGTGCACGACGACGACACTCTGCGGGACGCCGTGTCCAACGGTCTCGGGGACGCCCTCGGGGTGCTGGTGGAGATCGGCGTCCCCGCCGGCTTCAGCTGCGCATCGCTCTAA